AGGACTGCTTGGAGTCGTCatacttattcttattctttacatatataagcagtaagttaattagaaatataggaagtatatagaaaaaggaaatattatcATGGATAGgctgataataaaattgtaaaaatgctTCGCAGCAAAGGGACCAAAAGTGGTGGATCTGTAAGTTCCGTTGGAACCGGATATCGCGAGAAATCGCCGGTGCCATCAGCTTTGAGTCCAACGCCACAAGTATTAGGAGCCAGTGCTCTTCAGGATACTTCAGAGAATAGCTACAGGAAGCGTTCTACTACGAACGAGAGTGGAAGTAACGTTAACGAGACCGTCACCGATCTCGACGCACCTGGTTTCGGAGAATTGAACGAACGAGCCTACGCCGCCACGATCAAAAGTATGTTCCCGTCACGAGTAATTCATGACGGTACGATGCGCTCTTCGCACCGTTTCGAACGGCGATTCGTACGAGCTAGCTCAAGTATGTCCGGAAGAAGCCACGTTACGAGTCTCAATCCTTTCTTCTCgacgatcgatgaaaatcgGCTTAGATATTATTGGCTTTGATTCGTGTTATACATTTATCTTCCATTAATCACATATCGAACGATGTCGGCCAAGACGAGGAAACTTTTAGCGATAAAGTCTAGGAAAGGATAAGTAGAAATTCGAATTGAAATTGTTCATAGTAAAaacactttttccttttgttatattgatcatcgataaatttgtataatacaatataatgatATGTAAGATACTGATTATATTCATTCGATGTcgtattttaacaaaaatcgattgaatgtaaaagaaagaagggttGAGTGCACTGGGAACTTCATTAGTTCACTACTAAATATTATTGGGTACAGGTGTCGCGTCGGCTAGACAGCTACCTCTCTATGCTAGGCATAAGATCGCTCCAGCCCCGAATCCACCTGCCTTATCAGCAACTTCAAACATTCCAAATATCGGCGGTCTTGTTCAAAACATGAACGACTTGAGTGCAAGAAGCAATCTCGACGCAACTTCCCACGATTCGTCTACTTGCTCCGGTGACCCACCGGACTCTCTGATGACTGTCTGGCCAGTAGGATCAATGTCTCCGAGAGTTAAAAAACTTTCCTGGGACGACGACGATAGGGTaagtttcaatattttcttagtATAGTACTTAGATAGATGATCGAAATTActcgaaatgataaaatttatagatcACGTAGTTATTATTAGACGAAACTGAATACATACTATTGTATTGCAGACTGTGGAAAGTATCGATGTAAGAGCAGAAACCAGGCCAGGAAGCACTAAAACTGAAACCGAACGTCTAAATCTTAccgtttatttttaaaattgaattcGAAGTACGATATTGCTTTTTCTACGTTTCGCATTAAAAAGAATGTATttcattgttaatattattataatttatttgaataggaaaaacgtatttttttcttcggacAGCGAAagacaatattattatatcatagtCGAAGATATTGATTCTAGTTCGAATAAACggaattatattaatgaaattaatattgaataaattgtAATCAATATCTTTgatcaataataacaattcatCTTACATCATTGTACGATCGCATATCGCTTTATCTAAACTCTCGTTCATCCATATGATTAGATACTAAAGCGTACATGTGAACGCAAATGCTTTTCAACTCTACGTAATCGAGAGCATCGAGGTCAGTAGGTCGATCTTTGCGGACGATCACTTATTCAAGAGGTAGACCTGGATTTTGCGATATCATGATCGAGCCGAAATAAAGGGACCACCATTCCGTAGTTCTCAAAAATCTCGGGTATTacggatatatatgtatatgtatgtgtatatgtatatgcatatatatatatatatatgtatgtatatttcttattataagtgaagttaaaaaaatatttgtaaatatgaaGTAAATATTTCTAGGTAGGAAGTGTCGAGTTACCAATGATCATTAATCTTCGTTTGAGATTCTTTGGTACATCGCAAAGATCTATTTAACGTATAAGTTTGaagatataaatgaaagattatGTCATTAAATATCGTTGTTATAGTCTTtcgaaaaatgataataaactttgaagagttacatatatatatatatatttaatgttcaTTATAACGCTTAAttgatttctttcattctccttGAGAGTATCTTTTCTCATAGGAGCAATCGTCGTATAGAATAACATTATAAACGAACTTGTAAAAGAAAGTGACTTGTTTTTCGAGGAGGGGAGAAAGTGACCCAGAGAAGTCTTCGGCTGATCATCCTTTCGGATCGTTTATCGTCAGTCGTACGTTAAACATTCACGCGTAGAGAACACAGTGTTCGtattttgaatgaaataatGCGGAAGTATTAATCTTCTTATTCGAGAGAACAACTTTCCGATAAAATTACAAGTTTTGTAAGTtgtgtacatataaattataatcttgtaaattataaaaatctactagaatatttattttatttatcatcacTATGCTTTCAAGGTATGCGACGGAGATACGCGGAGAAAGCGGGAAATTCCAGAGTCATTGACAGCATCTAAAGGTATGATTAAATATGACGTAGTacgtttattttctatttatagaaatatgaataaaaatttttttttataataaatttattcttatcaAATTGCAGTACAATCATGAGCCaaacgaaatatttacgaacatttttatcaattttattgatGTCATCGGCAGTAATCATCATCGAAATTTCGGGTACATTACCAAAgaggaaatttattttccttcgataATTTACCTCACTATAAGAGATTAAGGAATggtacaaaataatttattacaattaattattacgagtTTGtgttaattttgtattttgtgCAATTATTATTAGCCGAGTCTTCTTTTACGACATCAACAAACGAGACGAATGTACTTGAAAGTCGTAGAATAGGACCTTGGAGCGAAATTTTAGAAGATTGGATTGTCACTACCGCGAATTCTGGCATGTCAAGAATATCGAAGGTAATGAAATTAGATGACAAAGTATTAACAGTATCGACCAAGGGAACACAGAATAAGAGAGACGTTTCTGAAACAGACATTTATTTACTCGGTAAAGATAATAATCTTATAAGGACATTTTCTTTAGATCATTTTACAGAAGCTCTTGTTAATACTTTTGTTTTCAGGTGCGATCGAGAAACTTGTATATAGAGTGGATTACGTAGAAAAACGTCTTAGAAGAGCCGAAGAACTTTTGTATTATGTTATTTCTGGATCTACCGCTAACAAAGGTAAATAAGTTAGTTCtgtctttaataaaaaattttttttacatttttgttGCTGATCAAAATCTTACAGATTCCTGTCCATCGAACTACACGAGCATCGGTCAGTATTGCTATTATTTTAGTGATCGTGAATACGATTGGAAGTCATCCGCTAGTCTTTGCCGAGGTATGGGAGGACATTTGGTCGAATTCGAAACCATTGTTGAAAATCAGGATGTAATTTCGTATCTTCAAGGAAATACGAAGCTCAAAGGCAAAAACTTTTGGACAGGTGGTTTGAATCCTGGTCTTTTATGGATCTGGGCCGGAAGTGCCAGACCTATTCATAATGATACGAAACAGGCTGTCGTTGGGAACGGCAGGTTATTaacaatcataattttttattttttaccctGTTCAATTTCTTGTCTttcaatgtaaatattttaggTGTCTAAAATTGTTCTACGATCTATCTTCGAAGATTTATTCTTACAAGGGTGAGGAATGTGCGTCAAGGCAGAAATTCATTTGCGAATTAACCACAGACGATGAGTCAGCGAATAAAATCGAGAGAACAGTACGGATGTTATCCGATACAATTAGCTGAGTTCAAGGATTTTTGTAggattgtttaattatttacaatacaCGTCATGTTCGTTTtccgagaattttttttttatatatcgcgTGTGGTGTAATCAGTCTCTTCGATCAATATAAACTATCGTTACGAGCGCAGTTGAACTCGTAGCTCGAGACTGTTTCATGCACCAAGTtgttaataacattttattcatttaatttggATACCCTGAAAGATATTGACATTGTCGAATTTAACTTTCAAGGCTCCTAAGttgttaacaattttttaggtctccattaaaataaatcaattatacaccaatatatatattttctcactttttaatttttcatgcaATTGATGAAGTGAAAAATACATTACTCAAAGTTGATTATACTCGCAAATATTCACAAACATGTATATACCGGCcattagatattaaattttaaatatatcgcCTCCGCCCCTTGTGCGTAAATCCGCTACTATACATACGAacataataatagttatatgtatatatatataattattatttaataagaaatatgtatttttatatggattttttctttttggaagaatactttaaaaaattattaaactacTAATacttgatttaaaaaatataagaggtAAGATTAAAGGAACCGTTTCGTTAGAATCATCATCTCTATATACGATTATGAAGAACACATTAGTCCGCTAATGCATTTTTGTTATCAATGGGAATTGAAGGTTTTACAAAGTGTTTTTTCGCAGCTTGATGATCAAGAATCAAACTTCGCTTTTCTTCGTTcacaagagaaaaaacatgATTACTATTCGTCACCAAACCACCGTTTTCTATGATCAATTTTTTCGCTTCTTCTGTATTGTTTTTATCGATACCACGGCAGCTATCCTCGATCATAATTACATTATAGCCCAAACTCAATCCATCGAGACATGTTGCTTTCACGCAAACGTCCGTGGCCAATCCACAAATGTACAAATCTGTGGCTttgattttcaataaaatcgtCTCCAGTTTCGAATTCGTCTTCACGTTTTCTTTTGTGAAAACCGAGTAAGCATCACTATCTGGATTTTGACCCTTGTATATcttaaatagaatataatgtaaatatagcGAGAATAACAATAGATGTTTTCGagagtaaaataatattaatggaaATTTTATTGCACATACCTGTATAGAGTCTGGTGATATATACAGATCACTATTTAATTTTGCACCCCACGAATTCATTACGCAATGTCTTGGCCAAAGTGTTTGTTCCAACCGTGGTTTTAAAAAAGTAACAGTATCAAATGGTTTAGCTAGTTCTTTTGTAAtctacgaataaaaagaactaTTGTTTTGACGTAGATAATAGATGTATGTAATTGTTACATAATAATGACGAATCTGGACAGCGTTACGTCATATTAATTAAAGTTACGTTAGTATAATTAGAGTTACGTCAATACGGGGACCTATTATAAATGTtagaatttgaaatatacatactttaGATGACGGATGCAGTTTTCGTTCAGCAAGATTGTCGTAAAAACTAATATGATTTTTAGGATGCcaatcgaacgaataaataactTGATCCCAATGAACTTTTTTCAACAAACGATTAATCGGTTTTATTACTTCATAACCCGTACGATTAGGTAATGCTAAATTTCCATCAATAAAGTCGTTTTGTACATCGACTACTATTAATACATTTACAGGTTTTTTTTGTATCCATTTTGTAAAGCATCTATCGAAAGTAAAACGATTACATAAGCGtaacagttatatatatatgtatattatataatacggTTCAATGAGAAATCATTTTGTATAATCCTccggaaaaattattttttacatcttttgttttctttcttttcttttttaacaaatttgaaattgttaatattcCGCGccaaatttgttattaattacgCGTCAAAATTTGAATATGCTTAGtgaataattctttaatattatcattttaacatctcattatcaatttttctacacatatatattcacatatgaataatattattgattaacAAGACTAccgtgaaagaaaattaaataaaacacgaaaaagattaaatcatTTCGGTATGCCAGTAGTATCGTTCGCTGAGTCAGAACATGAGTGGACACATGAGCGGACACATAAGCGTGGATCAACCgtatatttaaacattaatagagtataaaatttaatacctTGTCATGTCATGCTAATTATTGATTTCTTACtcaattttaattcaaaattataagtcaatgtaaaatttttcgtCATCGGTAGTATACATTGAATATGTAAAAAGATTATAGTTACCGGTGGAATAACGAGCATACGATAATAGTGATTATAGtcattattgataataaaaaggctttaacttttaaaagtataaaatgaaatataatatatcgaaaatggattttaaaaaataacataaacaTACTTCCAACGATTATAtcgcataaaataaattttacgataCCTTTTCCATTTTGATTCTTTTAATCCCTCATCATTTAagctaaatattttaaaaatttctttaaccctccattcatttttattcacttCTTCTTCACCGTAAAATTTCTcgcatagaagaaaaaattctttttcatcgagCACACCGTCTTTGTTTACATCGAaagttttgaaaatattatcggCTGATTTCCAATCTATTTCGTTTATCATATTGATTAACTCTAtagatcgtataaatattGCGAAACAATAATTGCTTTGTAGATTTGAATTAAGTATGgtagaaagataggaaaaataaattatgtgaCACAGTACGAAACGATGTGTTTGCGAACGCTTTCATCAAAGCAACTGACGCGAGTTACCTTGAGCACGCCCTTAAATACTAATCCGTAGTCTCAACctgtaatatttattcaatctgttttatattgataaaaatgctATATAAGTGTTAATATTGATAACGtagttaatttaaaaaattttatgttgatgattattaaattatgaaaagGATTCGTCATTTCATACGATAGTTTCTagtataaaaaatcaatattttttggaCATTTAACCAGCGACTTCTATCGTCTTTCGCGCgaaactttttccttttatgaatagagatttttttcttcataaatatttattaaaggtTATGATAAGgaggtaattaataattcgtgtctatgataattaataatttaataatcgtaacgagaaatatgaatttatttatgaaatatgttAGTctgtaattcttttattagGTACACGTATGTGATTCTAGTATACAACATATGTTAAGTAACatgaataaatatcaaatttttaaattataattagatcCACATACATGACTATGCTTCATTCATTTCTGTTTCTGTATCCATtaggataaaatatttaaatattgaaactTAAATACTATATCTTGATACGCTCAGTGACAAttgtatattaattgaaatatttcttgcatatatataacttatgtacaaatatatactttacTTGTCACTGCATTAAGGCATAACTTTATAATACTATTTccttgtttcatttttttaatggtTTATCAAATGATAAATGGAACTTTACACGTATATagtatacaaattatttcacCTAGTTGTCGCGTATTAACAGCAATGTATATGTAATCACAAAGCAACATGTGCTTAAGTcaaaagttaaaataattaacatcaCTATAactgttatttttataaataaaacaatccttttttatcaaattacaATTCTTACATCTTTGGTTAAACATtaacgtttaatatttaaataacacaATAACAgactgttatttttatttttgctctTTAATCTTTACTACGTTTTTTCGTTTATGCTTTTAGtaagtgaaatattttaagtaaCTGGACATAATAATAGTTACGTTTATTGTTACGTAATATTTGTCTAAATTAGTAAAATGTACAGTTTCTAAACGAATAAAACTGTAGAACAAAATCTTAcctgatatattaaaatctatatgtttaaaaattaaattcatattttaatctatGTTGTCATTCTGTTTTacttaaattagaaaataaaatacttcttTTACTGCTAATTTCATCTGCAATTTTGTTGATGAATGGATGTTTAATTTTACCTACTGATGATGAAAAAA
This is a stretch of genomic DNA from Vespula vulgaris chromosome 2, iyVesVulg1.1, whole genome shotgun sequence. It encodes these proteins:
- the LOC127072458 gene encoding C-type lectin domain family 9 member A, which codes for MSQTKYLRTFLSILLMSSAVIIIEISAESSFTTSTNETNVLESRRIGPWSEILEDWIVTTANSGMSRISKVMKLDDKVLTVSTKGTQNKRDVSETDIYLLGAIEKLVYRVDYVEKRLRRAEELLYYVISGSTANKDSCPSNYTSIGQYCYYFSDREYDWKSSASLCRGMGGHLVEFETIVENQDVISYLQGNTKLKGKNFWTGGLNPGLLWIWAGSARPIHNDTKQAVVGNGRCLKLFYDLSSKIYSYKGEECASRQKFICELTTDDESANKIERTVRMLSDTIS
- the LOC127072453 gene encoding nicotinamidase-like, coding for MINEIDWKSADNIFKTFDVNKDGVLDEKEFFLLCEKFYGEEEVNKNEWRVKEIFKIFSLNDEGLKESKWKRCFTKWIQKKPVNVLIVVDVQNDFIDGNLALPNRTGYEVIKPINRLLKKVHWDQVIYSFDWHPKNHISFYDNLAERKLHPSSKITKELAKPFDTVTFLKPRLEQTLWPRHCVMNSWGAKLNSDLYISPDSIQIYKGQNPDSDAYSVFTKENVKTNSKLETILLKIKATDLYICGLATDVCVKATCLDGLSLGYNVIMIEDSCRGIDKNNTEEAKKLIIENGGLVTNSNHVFSLVNEEKRSLILDHQAAKKHFVKPSIPIDNKNALAD